Proteins encoded together in one Lysinibacter cavernae window:
- the thiL gene encoding thiamine-phosphate kinase: MELPATPAATQSSSPRVSDLSEGELLQLILAQFHEAKTSVVGPGDDAAVLAPGGNIVITTDMMIEGPDFRRAWHSGFELGWKAAATNLSDVAAMGARPSGLTVALASPSDVPAAYLVEIARGFDAACQTLAPGCGVVGGDLSTAPVLSLSITALGNLEGRQPVLRSGAQPGDVVAVAGDLGLAAAGLSLLFDRCVDASGAASAEGIAGLWAEHPELLAAQLAPSPPIPLGIEAAQHGASSMIDISDSLSLDASRVARASGVSINLFRDQLGAYADDALTGGEDHALLATFLPGSVPHGFRVIGEVGPLSESPLSVDGVATVGRGWDPFDSSRR, translated from the coding sequence ATGGAACTCCCTGCCACGCCCGCCGCGACCCAGTCATCCTCTCCGCGAGTTTCTGATCTTTCGGAAGGGGAGCTCCTCCAGCTCATTCTTGCGCAGTTTCATGAAGCGAAGACCTCGGTTGTTGGCCCAGGGGACGATGCTGCTGTGTTGGCTCCAGGCGGCAACATCGTGATCACAACCGACATGATGATTGAGGGTCCGGATTTTCGGCGCGCCTGGCATTCGGGGTTTGAACTCGGTTGGAAAGCGGCTGCGACAAACCTGTCGGACGTTGCCGCAATGGGGGCTCGCCCGAGCGGGCTCACGGTAGCGCTTGCTTCCCCTAGCGATGTGCCCGCCGCCTACCTGGTTGAGATTGCCAGAGGGTTTGACGCCGCGTGTCAGACGCTTGCGCCCGGCTGTGGTGTTGTTGGGGGCGACTTGTCGACCGCGCCTGTGCTGTCCCTGTCTATCACTGCCCTTGGCAATCTTGAGGGTCGGCAACCGGTTCTGCGGTCCGGCGCTCAACCAGGGGATGTTGTTGCGGTCGCGGGGGATCTGGGACTCGCGGCGGCTGGGCTTTCTCTGCTCTTTGATCGATGCGTTGATGCTTCCGGTGCCGCCAGTGCTGAGGGCATCGCCGGGCTGTGGGCCGAGCATCCGGAACTCCTCGCAGCCCAGCTCGCGCCGAGCCCGCCAATCCCGCTTGGGATTGAGGCGGCGCAGCACGGCGCATCCTCCATGATTGATATTTCGGACTCGCTGAGCCTCGACGCCTCACGGGTCGCGCGGGCAAGCGGCGTTTCGATTAACCTGTTTCGGGATCAGCTCGGTGCGTACGCCGATGATGCGCTCACCGGCGGCGAGGACCACGCACTGCTCGCGACGTTTCTGCCTGGCTCTGTGCCTCACGGATTTCGGGTTATTGGCGAGGTTGGTCCGCTGTCGGAGTCTCCGCTGAGCGTCGATGGCGTGGCAACCGTCGGCCGCGGCTGGGACCCGTTTGACTCGTCGCGCCGCTAG
- the gabT gene encoding 4-aminobutyrate--2-oxoglutarate transaminase: MTGTVPLGGPTLAQERKLVTSIPGPKSQEWLERKASAVAGGVGITLPVFGVAAGGGVILDVDGNSLIDLGSGIAVTGVGNSAPRVVEAVQNQVAQFTHTCFMVTPYDSYVRVAEKLNELTPGSHSKRSVLFNSGAEAVENAIKIARSHTKKTAVVAFDHAYHGRTNLTMALTAKNMPYKSGFGPFASEVYRAPLSYPFRDGNLSGAEAAKNAISVIEKQVGAENLAAIIIEPIQGEGGFIVPADGFLPALVEWATANNVVFIADEVQTGFARTGKMFASEHFGIEPDLIVTAKGIAGGLPLSAVTGRTEIMDAPHGGGLGGTYGGNPLACAAALAAIETYEDEKLDERAHQIGETLKARFTQLQQSDARIGDVRGLGGMIAVEFVKAGGIEPDAALTGAIAKYCHERGVVVLTCGTYGNVIRFLPPLSIGDALLNEGIDIVVEALAAQS, from the coding sequence ATGACCGGCACCGTTCCACTCGGAGGACCAACGCTCGCACAGGAGCGCAAACTCGTTACGAGCATCCCAGGACCAAAGTCACAGGAATGGCTTGAGCGCAAGGCCTCGGCAGTGGCCGGCGGCGTTGGCATCACGCTTCCCGTTTTTGGCGTCGCAGCTGGTGGGGGAGTCATCCTCGACGTTGATGGCAACTCGCTCATTGACCTTGGCTCCGGAATTGCCGTTACCGGCGTTGGTAACTCGGCCCCACGCGTTGTCGAGGCAGTGCAGAACCAGGTTGCACAGTTCACGCACACATGCTTCATGGTGACCCCGTATGACTCGTACGTGCGCGTTGCTGAGAAGCTCAACGAGCTCACCCCCGGATCGCACTCAAAGCGAAGCGTCCTCTTCAACTCCGGCGCAGAGGCCGTTGAGAACGCCATCAAGATCGCGCGTTCGCACACCAAAAAGACCGCCGTTGTGGCGTTTGACCACGCCTACCACGGCCGCACCAACCTCACGATGGCGCTGACCGCAAAGAACATGCCATACAAGAGTGGTTTCGGTCCGTTCGCCTCTGAGGTCTACCGCGCACCGTTGTCCTACCCCTTCCGTGACGGCAACCTGAGTGGTGCAGAGGCCGCGAAGAACGCCATCTCGGTGATCGAGAAGCAGGTTGGCGCCGAGAACCTCGCCGCCATCATCATCGAGCCCATCCAGGGTGAGGGCGGCTTCATCGTCCCTGCCGATGGTTTCCTCCCAGCGCTTGTTGAGTGGGCAACCGCCAACAACGTTGTCTTCATCGCCGATGAGGTGCAGACCGGGTTTGCCCGCACAGGCAAAATGTTCGCTTCTGAGCACTTTGGTATCGAGCCAGACCTCATCGTCACGGCAAAGGGAATCGCTGGCGGACTGCCGCTCTCAGCGGTCACGGGACGCACCGAAATTATGGATGCCCCGCACGGCGGCGGCCTCGGCGGAACCTACGGCGGAAACCCGCTCGCATGTGCCGCGGCCCTCGCCGCAATCGAGACCTACGAAGACGAGAAGCTTGACGAGCGTGCGCACCAGATTGGTGAGACGCTCAAGGCTCGCTTCACGCAGCTGCAGCAGTCGGATGCTCGCATCGGCGACGTCCGCGGCCTCGGCGGCATGATCGCGGTCGAGTTTGTGAAGGCCGGCGGCATCGAGCCAGACGCGGCACTCACCGGCGCAATTGCCAAGTACTGCCACGAGCGCGGTGTTGTTGTGCTCACCTGCGGAACCTATGGCAATGTCATCCGCTTCCTGCCCCCGCTGTCGATCGGCGACGCGCTGCTCAACGAGGGCATCGACATCGTTGTAGAGGCACTTGCAGCCCAGTCCTAA
- a CDS encoding PucR family transcriptional regulator produces MSITVRGLLAAPDLGLTALSDVTIGEWDEQLQWVHGSDLSDPTPFLTADTVLLTTGTQFDRGTGVEVDANEYDTYVARLVAGGIRGLGFGTEVSREGTPDGLITACTALGLPLFEVPYRTPFIAIVRHAADQISRAQYARDAWSLGAQRAITLAALRPNGLSATLAELSHQLKGWVALYNTAGALTHVMPSDARSFALDSGLHHTVRQQLTAGTRSSATASHGDHRVVLQTLGASGQLRGVLAVGGEEPLDAAANALVSNVVALASLALEQNHAQGLAIRHLRTAALSTILGGNVDAARDTSALLWGGLPTEPVILSLWEAPRAGIEASLAALESTNDDLNGDLFFAERDDYLVVISSAGEAATAVEQAVSSGIPSGASRSGTYAEMAELLAQARLAQQHSAQLANPQHMTFEQLADRGMWSLLGNAGAQRIAKAVLGPILDHDAGHNGDLVHTLSTWLSHNGQWAPAAAELGIHRHTLKHRIDQCERLLDRDLSGFDARAELWAALRNTE; encoded by the coding sequence ATGTCAATCACCGTTCGCGGCCTCCTTGCCGCCCCAGACCTTGGACTCACCGCCCTCAGCGACGTCACTATTGGGGAATGGGACGAACAACTCCAGTGGGTCCACGGCTCAGATCTCAGCGACCCAACACCCTTTCTCACCGCCGATACCGTGCTCCTCACCACCGGAACCCAATTCGACCGCGGCACGGGGGTCGAGGTCGACGCAAACGAATACGATACGTACGTTGCGCGACTCGTTGCCGGAGGCATCCGCGGCCTCGGATTTGGTACCGAAGTGAGCCGAGAGGGAACGCCTGATGGTCTCATCACGGCCTGCACGGCACTCGGCCTCCCCCTGTTCGAAGTGCCATACCGAACGCCATTCATTGCGATTGTCCGCCACGCCGCCGACCAAATCAGTCGGGCACAATACGCGAGGGATGCCTGGTCTCTCGGGGCCCAGCGCGCCATCACGCTTGCCGCCCTCAGACCAAACGGACTCTCGGCAACACTCGCCGAACTCTCACACCAGTTGAAGGGTTGGGTTGCCCTCTACAACACGGCCGGCGCCCTCACCCATGTCATGCCGTCCGATGCACGATCGTTTGCACTCGATTCCGGACTGCACCATACGGTGCGGCAACAGCTCACCGCCGGCACCCGGTCGAGTGCAACCGCGAGCCACGGGGATCATCGAGTGGTCCTGCAAACGCTCGGCGCGAGTGGTCAACTTCGGGGCGTGCTCGCCGTTGGTGGTGAGGAACCATTGGATGCGGCCGCCAACGCGCTCGTATCAAACGTCGTTGCGCTCGCGAGCCTCGCGCTCGAGCAGAACCATGCGCAAGGGCTCGCAATCAGGCATCTTCGAACCGCAGCACTCAGCACTATCCTTGGCGGCAACGTTGATGCGGCGCGCGACACCTCCGCGCTGCTCTGGGGAGGACTCCCAACCGAACCCGTGATTCTCAGCCTGTGGGAGGCGCCACGCGCAGGCATCGAAGCAAGCCTTGCCGCGTTGGAAAGCACAAACGACGATCTCAACGGCGACCTCTTTTTTGCCGAACGCGACGACTACCTCGTGGTAATTTCCTCGGCTGGCGAGGCGGCCACCGCGGTCGAACAGGCGGTGTCCTCCGGCATCCCGTCTGGCGCATCGCGCAGCGGGACCTATGCCGAAATGGCTGAGCTCCTTGCCCAGGCGCGGCTCGCGCAGCAACACTCGGCCCAGCTCGCAAACCCGCAGCACATGACCTTTGAACAGCTCGCCGACCGCGGCATGTGGTCGCTGCTTGGAAACGCCGGAGCACAACGTATTGCCAAGGCCGTACTCGGTCCGATCCTTGACCACGATGCCGGTCACAACGGAGACCTTGTACACACCCTGAGCACCTGGTTATCGCACAACGGGCAGTGGGCGCCGGCTGCGGCCGAACTCGGCATCCACCGACACACGCTCAAACACCGAATTGACCAGTGCGAGCGACTGCTCGACCGGGACCTCAGCGGCTTTGACGCGCGCGCGGAGCTTTGGGCTGCACTGCGCAACACCGAATAG
- a CDS encoding DUF3515 family protein produces MQNHIRRGNRARAILGLASAGILMITLTGCASEVPLQPAEDANNPACAEVMVRLPDEVAGQQQRYTNAQATSAWGNPASILLYCGIQPTGPTDLPCVTLNGVDWIRDDSRAPLYRFEAYGRSPGLEVIIDDNAEPPVSGTTALMDLSNAVAELPQTRKCTTVEELNIDDAQ; encoded by the coding sequence GTGCAAAACCACATTCGACGCGGCAACCGCGCACGAGCCATTCTTGGCCTTGCCTCAGCGGGCATCCTCATGATCACCCTCACGGGGTGCGCAAGCGAAGTTCCGCTGCAACCGGCCGAAGACGCCAACAACCCGGCCTGTGCCGAGGTCATGGTTCGCCTTCCAGACGAGGTCGCTGGCCAGCAACAGCGGTATACCAACGCGCAGGCAACGTCTGCGTGGGGAAATCCCGCCAGCATCCTGCTGTACTGCGGGATACAGCCAACAGGGCCAACCGACCTGCCGTGCGTCACCCTCAACGGGGTTGACTGGATTCGCGACGACTCTCGCGCTCCGCTCTACCGATTCGAGGCCTATGGCCGTTCGCCGGGGCTCGAGGTCATTATCGATGACAATGCCGAGCCGCCTGTCAGTGGCACCACCGCGCTCATGGATCTCTCCAACGCGGTCGCAGAGCTCCCCCAAACGCGCAAGTGCACAACCGTCGAAGAGCTCAACATCGACGACGCGCAGTAA
- a CDS encoding D-alanine--D-alanine ligase family protein: MSDTRVRVVLLFGGRSSEHEISCATASGVLSAIDRERFEVIPVGITSDGAFTLEEDSVSKFALNPGSMPRVHDNGTRIHWPESSASRELRVREADGTERSLGDVDVVFPVLHGPYGEDGTIQGLLELISIPFVGSGVLASALGMDKHFTKMVLQHAGLAVAPWRTVSVADLRRDPAIANRAAEQLGFPVFVKPSRAGSSVGVTKVSALSDLDAALQIAFESDDRVLIEATVTGREIELAVLEGRAGAPTRVSVAGEVVVTGREFYDYEAKYLGADGIDLVCPAVVTDAELAQLQDQAARCFEAIGCAGLARVDFFLTETGPVINEINTMPGFTPISMFPTCWDRSGLAYPDLIAELITLAQDRTAFSG; the protein is encoded by the coding sequence ATGTCCGACACACGAGTGCGAGTGGTGCTGCTGTTTGGCGGGCGCTCAAGCGAGCACGAGATTAGCTGTGCGACGGCGAGTGGCGTGCTCTCGGCCATCGACCGCGAACGGTTTGAGGTCATCCCGGTTGGTATCACCTCCGACGGAGCATTCACGCTTGAGGAAGACAGCGTCTCAAAGTTTGCCCTGAACCCGGGCAGCATGCCTCGGGTGCATGACAACGGGACGCGCATCCACTGGCCAGAGAGCAGCGCGAGCCGTGAACTTCGCGTGCGTGAAGCTGACGGCACAGAGCGCTCGCTTGGTGACGTCGACGTCGTATTCCCCGTGCTGCACGGGCCGTACGGCGAAGACGGCACGATCCAGGGCCTCCTTGAGCTCATCTCAATTCCGTTTGTTGGTTCAGGCGTGCTCGCGTCTGCGCTTGGCATGGATAAGCATTTCACCAAAATGGTGCTTCAGCACGCCGGTCTTGCGGTTGCTCCGTGGCGCACCGTGAGCGTTGCCGATCTGCGTCGGGACCCAGCGATTGCCAATCGGGCAGCCGAGCAACTCGGGTTTCCCGTGTTTGTGAAGCCCTCACGCGCAGGCTCAAGCGTTGGGGTGACCAAGGTCAGCGCGCTGAGCGATCTTGACGCTGCCCTGCAGATAGCCTTTGAGTCTGACGACCGAGTGCTGATTGAAGCTACGGTTACCGGTCGAGAGATTGAGCTTGCCGTGCTTGAAGGTCGAGCCGGGGCTCCAACCCGAGTATCGGTCGCGGGCGAGGTAGTCGTGACTGGCCGCGAGTTTTATGACTACGAGGCAAAATACCTTGGAGCCGACGGCATCGACCTGGTGTGCCCAGCCGTTGTGACCGATGCTGAGCTTGCGCAGCTGCAAGACCAGGCCGCTCGCTGTTTCGAGGCGATCGGATGCGCTGGCCTTGCCCGTGTTGACTTTTTCCTGACTGAGACCGGCCCAGTGATCAACGAGATCAACACCATGCCAGGATTCACCCCGATTTCGATGTTCCCAACCTGCTGGGACCGCTCGGGCCTCGCCTATCCTGACCTTATTGCCGAACTCATCACGCTGGCGCAGGACCGCACGGCTTTCTCCGGATAG